One genomic segment of Ferrimonas sp. YFM includes these proteins:
- a CDS encoding KilA-N domain-containing protein — protein sequence MINVTLTFNEITATISSNEHGMFDLNEVHSHWLSGIEAKRPNRWVRTAVARDLMCTKNAQTPKLASEQKLLSLDNGGSRSTKTYVADQDALISYAMWADKQFHRKVLKAFRQLANNDAAGAMKTAQSAMTVEAREKLRVDSKSFSDAISKAQDNEQLSASHGFVHVRNLAAKAVTGFGTVAAFRQRHGGLTPREYYAANDDWAKLMELGNAEAKIEALLQAGMDYQGIKGLLAA from the coding sequence ATGATTAACGTAACTCTCACCTTCAATGAAATCACCGCAACCATCAGCTCCAACGAGCACGGCATGTTTGACCTCAACGAGGTGCATTCCCACTGGCTCTCTGGCATTGAGGCCAAGCGGCCTAACCGCTGGGTTCGTACAGCCGTAGCGCGTGACCTGATGTGCACAAAAAACGCCCAGACGCCAAAACTGGCGTCTGAACAAAAATTACTCTCTTTAGATAACGGCGGCAGTAGAAGCACCAAGACCTATGTTGCCGACCAAGATGCTCTTATCTCGTATGCCATGTGGGCAGACAAGCAGTTCCACCGCAAGGTACTAAAAGCCTTCCGGCAGTTAGCTAACAACGATGCCGCTGGAGCCATGAAGACAGCCCAATCAGCTATGACTGTAGAAGCGCGTGAGAAGCTCCGTGTAGACAGCAAGAGCTTTAGCGATGCCATCAGCAAGGCTCAAGATAATGAGCAACTGAGCGCCTCCCATGGCTTTGTGCATGTGCGCAACCTAGCGGCCAAAGCGGTTACCGGGTTTGGTACTGTTGCCGCCTTCAGGCAACGCCATGGAGGTCTCACTCCTCGCGAGTACTACGCAGCTAACGATGACTGGGCCAAGCTCATGGAGCTAGGTAATGCCGAGGCCAAGATTGAGGCACTGCTTCAAGCTGGCATGGACTATCAGGGAATCAAAGGTCTGCTGGCTGCATAA
- a CDS encoding KilA-N domain-containing protein, translating to MYRRTFNNKTAAIVANEGGMFDLNDVHRAFGLPKTKLPHQWRHRVRTDFAESAELRAGTTTNGALQVHHTWASEDALYAYAMWCDTKFYRAVVKAFL from the coding sequence ATTTATAGGCGCACCTTTAATAACAAGACCGCCGCCATCGTTGCCAATGAGGGCGGCATGTTTGACCTGAACGATGTGCATCGGGCCTTCGGTCTCCCTAAGACCAAGCTCCCGCACCAGTGGCGACACCGTGTTCGCACCGATTTTGCCGAGAGCGCAGAATTGCGCGCTGGGACAACCACCAACGGGGCGCTACAGGTTCACCACACTTGGGCCTCCGAGGATGCCCTGTACGCCTACGCCATGTGGTGCGACACCAAGTTCTACCGAGCGGTGGTCAAGGCATTCCTTTAG
- a CDS encoding HPP family protein, giving the protein MIPAFRQINSWRVLKGQGAQLPTPYKAEEVLLAGLGGAMTIALIAGLSEQIDLLLVMGSFGASCVLVFGFPSAPFSQPRNVVIGHMLATSVGLLALWLWGPVWWSVAIAVGVAISLMMLTRSVHPPAGSNPVIIFLSQPGWDFLVTPTLVGALMVVFAGLAFNAGVRKLPYPAYW; this is encoded by the coding sequence ATGATCCCAGCATTTCGTCAGATCAACAGTTGGAGGGTTCTTAAGGGGCAAGGAGCACAGCTTCCGACACCCTACAAGGCAGAGGAGGTGTTATTGGCAGGCCTGGGGGGCGCCATGACCATAGCTTTGATTGCGGGATTGTCCGAGCAGATTGACCTCCTGTTGGTTATGGGTTCCTTCGGTGCATCCTGTGTGCTGGTCTTTGGCTTTCCCTCTGCGCCGTTCTCTCAGCCCAGAAATGTGGTGATAGGGCACATGCTGGCCACCTCGGTGGGGCTGCTTGCCTTATGGCTGTGGGGGCCAGTCTGGTGGTCGGTCGCGATTGCGGTCGGGGTGGCCATCTCATTGATGATGCTGACCCGGTCGGTTCATCCCCCGGCAGGTTCCAATCCGGTGATCATCTTTCTGAGTCAGCCCGGCTGGGACTTTCTTGTTACGCCAACTCTGGTTGGGGCGCTGATGGTGGTGTTCGCCGGTTTGGCGTTTAATGCCGGTGTGCGAAAACTCCCTTACCCTGCCTATTGGTAG
- a CDS encoding YbfB/YjiJ family MFS transporter, translating into MLKRKELTPLWLGICSTFAGIGLSRLAFSSIQPELIEQLWFSADSATLLGAINLAGYLAGAVLCSWIFRTLAPRHALPVSYLLITLSFLLCALPGPFYWFALWRFISGASGAVLMILGPAMALAVTSKASRPKLGTLMFSGIGLGAALSGIILPSFLSFGLTSIWLMLAVLTLVTGSLASYCLSALRGKESPHNCAHSPVAHDPKRVSLIILAYSLAAAGFVPHTLFWVDYLSREKELGIFIASGQWFLFGVGAMLGSLLAYLGSQRFGCGNSLSLAFVVKSLAVLLALLAEAPVARGLSSTLVGAMIPCITGLTAARLSEVVDASQYPKFWRRATLSFALTQATAGYLLSQLYQVQGSYTSLFLIGAGLLCVSAAAAISSQQNSPIRIRYVSK; encoded by the coding sequence ATGCTCAAACGCAAAGAGCTCACCCCATTATGGTTAGGCATCTGTTCAACCTTTGCCGGCATAGGTCTGAGTCGCCTGGCGTTCTCATCCATTCAGCCAGAACTCATCGAGCAGCTCTGGTTTTCTGCGGACAGCGCCACTTTGTTGGGCGCAATCAATCTGGCGGGGTATCTGGCCGGGGCAGTGTTGTGCTCGTGGATTTTTAGAACCTTAGCGCCCCGTCACGCTCTGCCCGTCAGCTATCTGCTGATCACCTTAAGCTTCCTTCTGTGCGCCCTGCCGGGTCCCTTCTACTGGTTTGCTTTGTGGCGGTTCATCTCGGGCGCATCGGGGGCCGTTCTGATGATATTGGGCCCGGCGATGGCCCTAGCTGTTACGAGCAAGGCATCCCGCCCGAAGTTAGGCACTCTGATGTTCTCCGGAATTGGTTTAGGGGCCGCCCTGTCCGGCATCATCCTGCCGAGTTTCCTCTCCTTTGGGCTGACCAGCATCTGGCTGATGCTGGCAGTATTGACTCTGGTCACAGGCTCTCTGGCGTCATACTGCCTGTCGGCGCTCAGGGGTAAAGAGTCTCCACACAACTGTGCACATTCGCCCGTCGCCCATGACCCTAAACGCGTGAGCTTAATCATCCTCGCCTACAGTCTCGCCGCCGCAGGGTTTGTGCCCCACACCCTGTTCTGGGTGGACTACCTCAGCAGAGAGAAGGAACTGGGTATTTTTATCGCTTCGGGACAATGGTTTTTGTTCGGCGTCGGTGCCATGTTGGGCAGCTTACTGGCCTACCTGGGTTCCCAACGATTCGGCTGCGGCAACAGCCTGAGCCTCGCCTTTGTAGTTAAGTCGCTGGCGGTGCTCCTTGCCTTGTTGGCCGAAGCCCCTGTGGCCCGGGGCCTCTCCTCCACTCTGGTGGGTGCGATGATTCCCTGCATTACCGGATTGACCGCTGCTCGGCTCTCTGAGGTGGTAGACGCCTCTCAGTATCCAAAATTCTGGCGCAGGGCCACACTCAGTTTTGCCCTTACACAGGCGACCGCAGGTTACCTCTTGTCGCAACTCTACCAGGTTCAAGGCAGCTACACCTCTCTGTTTCTGATTGGTGCAGGTCTGCTCTGCGTAAGCGCCGCGGCGGCAATATCCAGCCAGCAAAATTCCCCCATCCGCATCCGCTATGTCTCCAAATAA
- a CDS encoding glutathione S-transferase, with product MKLFLNTTSPYARLVRIIAIEKGIESHIQLVWSDPWENEPKLLSFNPIGKVPTLITQEGTPIFETLLIVHYLNDCVPNNELIPSKAQAYHLIGHGLGLIDTAFALVSSRRFDHPNAKDTFLDKRRITALQRTLHQLEINAEQLLQPGRAKMGELAIAVAIDYIRFRLNEIDLDTLYPRLCLWQKTLLSRPSFQTTRGGY from the coding sequence ATGAAGTTGTTCCTCAATACCACCTCGCCCTACGCACGCCTGGTGCGCATCATCGCCATTGAAAAGGGGATAGAAAGCCACATTCAATTGGTATGGAGTGACCCCTGGGAAAACGAACCTAAGCTGCTCAGCTTCAATCCCATTGGCAAGGTGCCGACCCTGATCACCCAAGAGGGAACACCCATATTTGAAACCCTGCTGATCGTCCATTACCTGAATGACTGTGTACCAAACAATGAATTGATCCCCAGCAAGGCGCAGGCATACCACTTGATTGGGCATGGACTGGGCCTGATTGATACCGCGTTTGCCCTGGTGTCTTCCCGGCGGTTCGATCATCCAAACGCCAAAGACACCTTCCTGGATAAGAGGCGGATTACCGCCCTGCAAAGGACCCTGCACCAATTGGAGATCAATGCAGAACAACTGCTTCAGCCAGGAAGGGCAAAAATGGGAGAGCTCGCCATCGCCGTCGCCATCGACTACATCCGCTTTCGCCTGAACGAGATCGATCTTGATACCCTCTACCCCAGGCTGTGTCTCTGGCAGAAAACCCTGCTCTCACGCCCCAGCTTCCAGACAACCCGGGGCGGATACTGA
- a CDS encoding TetR/AcrR family transcriptional regulator, which yields MSAKKEHLIKTAFELFYQKGVHAVGINEILSASGVAKKTLYNHFPSKEALILAAVQYRDKHFRDWLKHRLNGAEDGRAKVEALFAAIDDWFNNRTGKLLPFQGCFFINVGGEYGQPDDPIHQQCALHKRKIEQMIADIVQPLQLDSAQAQQLTNALCLLKEGAISQAHIAGDKQAALKAGQTARQLMVAYRC from the coding sequence ATGTCTGCCAAAAAAGAGCACTTGATCAAAACGGCCTTTGAGCTTTTCTACCAAAAAGGGGTTCATGCCGTGGGCATCAATGAAATCCTATCGGCCTCTGGAGTCGCCAAGAAGACGCTGTACAACCATTTCCCAAGCAAAGAAGCACTGATACTGGCCGCGGTTCAGTATCGGGACAAACACTTCAGAGACTGGCTTAAACACCGGCTGAATGGGGCGGAAGATGGGCGGGCAAAAGTGGAGGCCCTGTTTGCCGCCATCGATGACTGGTTTAACAACCGAACAGGAAAGCTCCTGCCCTTCCAGGGCTGTTTCTTCATCAATGTGGGGGGAGAGTATGGGCAACCGGACGACCCCATCCACCAGCAATGCGCCCTGCACAAACGCAAGATTGAGCAGATGATTGCCGACATCGTCCAACCCTTGCAACTGGACAGCGCGCAGGCACAGCAACTGACGAACGCCTTGTGTTTACTGAAAGAGGGAGCAATCAGCCAGGCTCATATTGCCGGAGACAAGCAGGCAGCCCTTAAGGCTGGCCAAACAGCCAGGCAATTGATGGTCGCTTACCGTTGCTAG
- a CDS encoding LysR family transcriptional regulator produces MRFKDLEIFISVAKHKSFSKAAEEMNCVQPNVTARIKSLEESHDCVLVHRGAGKVELTSSGELFLKYAEQLVNLQREASIAMAEMHEPAGRLVVGSMESTAAVRLPQVLSEYHARFPAVELVLKTGPSDKTMERLAEFEVDMALVSGVVDGKRWTVDSAYQEELAIVAPRSVSDIDQLDEITVLVFKNGCSYRAQLENWLRQTGRNPYRVLEFGSLEGILGCVGAGMGITFLPVSLIEQAGHQERFSVIRLPAEFANMTTWLVRRKEERYSKALTELRELIIGQPSVPV; encoded by the coding sequence ATGAGATTCAAAGACCTGGAGATCTTTATTTCGGTCGCCAAACACAAGAGCTTTTCCAAGGCGGCGGAAGAGATGAACTGTGTCCAACCCAATGTGACGGCCAGGATTAAAAGTCTGGAGGAGTCACACGATTGTGTGTTGGTTCATCGGGGCGCAGGAAAGGTTGAGTTGACCTCTTCCGGAGAGCTGTTTCTTAAATACGCCGAGCAATTGGTCAATTTGCAGCGCGAGGCCAGCATCGCCATGGCTGAGATGCATGAGCCTGCCGGCAGGCTCGTGGTGGGCTCCATGGAGTCCACTGCGGCGGTGCGGCTTCCACAAGTACTGTCTGAGTACCATGCCAGATTCCCTGCCGTTGAATTGGTGCTGAAAACTGGTCCTTCTGACAAGACCATGGAGCGTCTGGCGGAGTTTGAGGTGGACATGGCTCTGGTCTCCGGAGTGGTGGATGGTAAGCGCTGGACGGTAGACAGCGCCTATCAGGAGGAACTGGCCATTGTTGCTCCAAGATCCGTCTCTGATATCGACCAGCTGGATGAGATCACCGTCCTGGTGTTTAAGAACGGCTGTTCATACCGTGCTCAGCTTGAGAATTGGCTTCGGCAAACCGGGAGAAACCCTTATCGGGTGTTGGAATTTGGCTCCTTGGAAGGAATTTTGGGGTGTGTGGGGGCGGGCATGGGCATCACCTTCCTTCCTGTATCCCTTATTGAGCAGGCGGGTCATCAGGAGCGTTTTTCGGTCATTCGTCTTCCTGCTGAGTTTGCCAATATGACCACCTGGCTGGTTCGCCGCAAAGAGGAGCGCTACAGCAAGGCGCTGACAGAACTGAGAGAGCTCATCATAGGCCAGCCGTCTGTGCCGGTTTGA
- a CDS encoding bifunctional 4-hydroxy-2-oxoglutarate aldolase/2-dehydro-3-deoxy-phosphogluconate aldolase, whose translation MMENWSIQPEQVFEISPVVPVMVIEHLDQAVPLARALVAGGIRILEVTLRTECALEAIKLIREEVPEALVGAGTVLNPEQLQAVADAGAQFAISPGVTTALLEAGAHSTIPLIPGVASVSDAMKAMDFGYTYLKFFPAESSGGAKAIKSMGSPLSGLVFCPTGGIGLANCKDYLSLDNVACVGGSWVAPMDAVRDGDWQRISDLSCQALAHING comes from the coding sequence ATGATGGAAAATTGGAGCATCCAGCCTGAACAGGTGTTTGAGATCAGCCCAGTGGTGCCTGTGATGGTGATTGAACACCTGGACCAGGCGGTTCCACTGGCCAGGGCCCTGGTGGCCGGTGGCATTCGTATCCTTGAAGTGACCCTGCGTACCGAGTGTGCCCTGGAAGCGATCAAGCTGATCCGTGAAGAGGTGCCTGAGGCTCTGGTTGGGGCGGGCACCGTCCTAAACCCCGAACAGCTTCAGGCCGTTGCAGACGCAGGGGCGCAGTTCGCCATCAGCCCGGGTGTGACCACCGCGCTGTTGGAAGCGGGTGCTCACAGCACCATTCCGCTGATCCCCGGCGTGGCGTCTGTGTCTGATGCCATGAAGGCGATGGACTTCGGCTATACCTATCTGAAGTTTTTCCCGGCGGAGTCCAGTGGTGGCGCTAAGGCGATCAAGTCCATGGGCAGCCCTCTCTCAGGACTGGTGTTCTGCCCAACCGGTGGCATCGGCCTGGCCAACTGCAAAGACTACCTGTCTCTGGATAACGTAGCCTGTGTAGGTGGTTCCTGGGTCGCCCCCATGGACGCCGTCCGTGACGGTGACTGGCAACGCATCAGCGACCTCTCCTGTCAGGCTTTGGCCCACATCAACGGCTAA
- the edd gene encoding phosphogluconate dehydratase codes for MTHETLVAVTERIIQRSRARRQAYLARMAKLEEQGVNREALSCSNLAHGFASCGKQDKDDLRHFNKANIGIVTAYNDMLSAHQPYGVYPDIIKEACREVGSVAQVAGGVPAMCDGVTQGQPGMELSLMSRDVIAMATSVGLTHAMFDGALMLGICDKIVPGLLMGAMSFGHLPTLFVPAGPMPSGLPNKEKAKVRQEYAEGKVSDEDLLKAESASYHSPGTCTFYGTANSNQLVLEAMGLQLPGSSFVNPTSPLRHELTKLASQQVCRMSQKGDGFTPLYKMVDEKSVVNGIVGLLATGGSTNLTMHIVAAARAAGIIVDWQDFAELSAVTPLLARVYPNGQADINHFHQAGGMAFLIRELRRGGLLHEDVTTAAGQGLERYTQKPELVDGKVVWNDIPEASGDDEVLRPIDNPFLPNGGMNLVKGNLGRAVIKTSAVADEHQVVEAPAMVFESQAALTEAFKSGKMNKDLIAVVRYQGPQANGMPELHKLLPPLGVLQDKGFKVALVTDGRMSGASGKVPAAIHISPEALDGGLLAKVRDGDLVRLDAKRGVVELLVDETELDAREVTPVDLRDNDEGFGRELFRNMRKLLSSPETGASALLD; via the coding sequence ATGACACATGAAACCCTAGTGGCGGTAACCGAACGCATCATTCAGCGCAGCCGGGCCCGTCGTCAGGCTTACCTGGCACGGATGGCCAAACTTGAGGAGCAGGGGGTGAACCGAGAGGCACTTTCCTGTTCTAACCTGGCCCACGGTTTCGCCAGTTGTGGCAAGCAGGATAAAGATGACCTGCGCCACTTCAACAAGGCCAACATCGGCATCGTCACCGCCTACAACGACATGTTGTCGGCGCACCAGCCCTATGGTGTCTACCCGGACATCATCAAGGAGGCCTGCCGCGAAGTGGGCTCCGTGGCCCAGGTGGCCGGCGGTGTGCCCGCCATGTGTGACGGGGTGACTCAGGGGCAGCCCGGCATGGAGCTGAGCCTGATGTCTCGTGACGTGATTGCCATGGCCACCTCAGTCGGCCTGACTCACGCCATGTTTGATGGTGCGCTGATGCTGGGGATCTGCGATAAGATTGTTCCCGGACTGCTGATGGGCGCCATGAGCTTTGGCCATCTGCCGACCCTGTTCGTGCCGGCTGGCCCTATGCCTTCCGGTCTGCCCAATAAGGAGAAGGCCAAGGTTCGTCAGGAGTACGCCGAGGGTAAGGTGAGCGATGAGGATCTGCTGAAAGCGGAATCCGCCTCCTACCACAGCCCGGGCACCTGTACCTTCTACGGTACTGCCAACTCCAACCAGCTGGTGCTTGAGGCCATGGGCCTGCAACTGCCGGGTTCCTCTTTCGTCAACCCCACCAGCCCGCTGCGCCATGAGCTGACCAAGCTGGCCAGCCAGCAGGTGTGCCGCATGTCTCAGAAGGGTGACGGCTTTACCCCTCTGTATAAGATGGTGGATGAGAAGAGTGTGGTGAACGGCATCGTCGGTCTGCTGGCTACCGGTGGCTCCACCAACCTGACCATGCACATCGTTGCTGCAGCCCGGGCCGCCGGCATCATCGTCGACTGGCAGGACTTTGCCGAGCTGTCCGCAGTAACGCCTCTGCTGGCTCGGGTATACCCCAACGGTCAGGCAGACATCAACCACTTCCATCAGGCGGGCGGTATGGCCTTCTTGATTCGGGAACTGCGCCGAGGTGGCTTGCTTCATGAAGATGTCACCACCGCCGCAGGTCAGGGCCTGGAGCGTTACACCCAGAAGCCTGAGCTGGTGGATGGCAAGGTGGTGTGGAACGACATCCCCGAAGCCAGTGGCGATGATGAGGTGCTGCGACCCATCGACAACCCCTTCCTGCCCAACGGTGGCATGAACCTGGTGAAGGGCAACCTGGGCCGTGCGGTGATCAAAACCTCGGCGGTTGCGGACGAACACCAGGTGGTGGAAGCCCCTGCCATGGTGTTTGAGTCTCAGGCGGCGCTCACCGAGGCGTTCAAGAGCGGCAAGATGAACAAAGACCTGATCGCGGTGGTCCGCTATCAGGGACCTCAGGCCAATGGTATGCCTGAGCTGCACAAACTGCTGCCTCCTCTGGGGGTGTTGCAGGACAAAGGATTTAAGGTGGCACTGGTGACCGACGGTCGCATGTCCGGTGCTTCTGGTAAGGTGCCCGCGGCGATCCACATCAGCCCGGAAGCCCTGGACGGAGGCCTGTTGGCCAAGGTCCGGGACGGCGATCTGGTGCGATTGGATGCCAAGCGTGGCGTAGTTGAATTGTTGGTTGACGAAACTGAGCTGGATGCCCGTGAAGTTACTCCCGTCGACCTGCGGGACAACGATGAAGGCTTTGGCCGTGAACTGTTCCGCAATATGCGTAAGCTGCTCTCCAGTCCGGAAACTGGGGCTTCGGCGCTGTTAGATTAA
- the pgl gene encoding 6-phosphogluconolactonase yields MITLPVYKEFDTAQGLAEILAVKIASRLQDAIDARGSASLVVSGGSTPLKLFAQLSRQLIDWQDVFITLADERWVAPEHADSNERLVREHLLVRRAAKAKFRSLKNIYSVVDEGVGMTEEVLSNLPRPFDVVVLGMGNDGHTASLFPCSEQLEQGLTTERTCLAVHPTTAPHGRLSLSLKALLDSRQIYLHLHGEPKREVLQQVLKSIDANEMPIRAVLNQRQTPVDVYWSQA; encoded by the coding sequence ATGATTACTTTGCCCGTATACAAAGAGTTTGATACCGCACAGGGTCTGGCCGAGATCCTTGCGGTGAAAATTGCTTCCCGGCTTCAGGATGCCATCGACGCCAGAGGCAGTGCCTCGCTGGTGGTTTCCGGAGGCAGCACGCCTTTGAAGCTGTTTGCCCAGCTGTCCCGACAGCTGATCGATTGGCAGGATGTGTTCATTACCCTGGCCGACGAGCGCTGGGTGGCGCCGGAGCATGCGGACTCCAACGAGCGGTTGGTGCGCGAGCACCTGCTGGTGCGACGGGCTGCCAAGGCCAAGTTCCGCAGCCTGAAAAACATCTACTCCGTGGTGGACGAGGGGGTAGGGATGACCGAAGAGGTGCTCTCCAACCTGCCGCGTCCCTTTGACGTAGTGGTGCTGGGAATGGGCAACGACGGCCATACCGCTTCACTGTTCCCTTGCTCCGAGCAGCTGGAACAGGGACTGACCACAGAGCGCACCTGCCTGGCGGTTCATCCGACCACTGCTCCCCATGGGCGCCTGTCGCTCTCCCTGAAGGCGCTGCTGGACAGCAGACAGATCTACCTGCATCTGCATGGTGAGCCCAAGCGCGAGGTGCTGCAGCAGGTTCTCAAGTCCATAGATGCGAATGAGATGCCGATCCGGGCGGTGCTCAATCAGCGACAGACCCCGGTGGACGTATATTGGAGTCAAGCCTAA
- the zwf gene encoding glucose-6-phosphate dehydrogenase codes for MTHFTGSVAKPCDFVLFGTVGDLARRKLIPSLYQLDKAGLLHSGTRIFGVARREMTQDDYQQVIRTSLSEFLKEEVETDTLERLLARCTYVAMDFTQPDGYEQFHALLKTQPDNVMVNYFATPPSIYGAICRCLNSAGLIEPATRVVLEKPIGHDLESSMVINNQVAEFFQENQIYRIDHYLGKETVQNLVALRFANSLFASKWDNRTIDHVQITVAEEVGIEGRWDYFDKAGQMRDMIQNHLLQVLSLVAMDPPVNLDADSIRDEKVKVLKSLRPIDSNNVFEKTVRGQYSAGFLKGSPVPGYLEEEGANLDSDTETFAALRVDIDNWRWSGVPFYLRTGKRMPYKCSEIVVNFKNPPHNLYRDSYRQLPPNKLTIRLQPHEGVEIQMMNKVPGLDETQRLQTTKLDLSFSDTFKNERVADAYERLLLECMLGNQSLFVRRDEVEQAWKWCDSILAAWADSHEPPKAYPAGTWGPVASVALITRDGRSWDE; via the coding sequence GTGACTCACTTTACCGGCTCGGTAGCCAAGCCCTGCGATTTCGTGCTCTTCGGCACCGTTGGCGATTTGGCGCGCCGCAAACTGATCCCTTCCCTGTACCAGCTGGACAAGGCTGGCCTGCTGCACAGCGGCACCCGGATCTTTGGTGTGGCCCGTCGCGAGATGACCCAGGACGATTATCAGCAGGTGATTCGCACCTCCCTCAGCGAGTTCCTGAAAGAGGAGGTGGAAACCGATACGCTGGAGCGGCTGCTGGCCCGCTGTACCTACGTCGCCATGGATTTCACTCAGCCCGATGGCTATGAGCAGTTTCACGCCCTGCTGAAGACTCAGCCGGACAATGTGATGGTGAACTACTTCGCCACCCCACCTTCTATCTACGGCGCCATCTGTCGCTGTCTGAACTCCGCCGGTCTGATTGAGCCGGCCACCCGAGTGGTGCTGGAGAAGCCCATTGGTCACGATCTGGAATCTTCCATGGTGATCAACAACCAGGTGGCCGAGTTCTTCCAGGAGAACCAGATCTACCGTATCGACCATTACCTGGGTAAGGAGACGGTACAGAACTTGGTGGCCCTGCGCTTCGCCAACTCCCTGTTTGCCTCCAAGTGGGACAACCGCACCATCGACCATGTGCAGATCACCGTGGCCGAAGAGGTGGGCATCGAAGGCCGCTGGGACTACTTCGACAAAGCGGGCCAGATGCGCGACATGATCCAGAACCACCTGCTGCAGGTACTGTCGCTGGTGGCCATGGATCCGCCGGTGAACCTGGATGCGGACTCCATTCGTGACGAGAAGGTCAAGGTACTCAAATCCCTGCGTCCCATCGACAGCAATAACGTATTCGAGAAGACGGTTCGGGGTCAGTACTCCGCCGGTTTCCTCAAAGGCAGCCCGGTTCCAGGGTATCTGGAGGAGGAGGGGGCCAACCTGGACTCCGACACAGAAACCTTCGCCGCCCTGCGTGTCGACATCGACAACTGGCGCTGGTCCGGCGTGCCGTTTTACCTGCGTACCGGCAAGCGGATGCCCTACAAGTGCTCCGAGATTGTGGTGAACTTCAAGAATCCGCCACACAACCTGTACCGGGACAGCTACCGCCAGTTGCCACCCAACAAGCTGACCATCCGTCTGCAGCCCCACGAAGGGGTCGAGATCCAGATGATGAACAAGGTGCCGGGCCTGGATGAGACCCAGCGTCTGCAGACCACCAAGCTGGACCTCTCTTTCTCTGACACCTTCAAGAATGAGCGGGTGGCCGACGCCTACGAGCGTCTGTTGCTGGAGTGCATGCTGGGTAACCAGTCGCTGTTTGTGCGTCGTGATGAAGTCGAGCAGGCCTGGAAGTGGTGTGATTCCATCCTGGCTGCCTGGGCGGACTCCCACGAGCCACCCAAGGCGTACCCTGCGGGCACCTGGGGCCCTGTGGCCTCGGTGGCCCTGATTACCCGCGACGGCCGCTCCTGGGATGAGTAG
- a CDS encoding MurR/RpiR family transcriptional regulator produces the protein MNTLEKIQTNLSNFSKSERKVAEVILTSPQTAIHASIATLAKMADVSEPTVNRFCRRLDTKGFPDFKLHLAQSLANGTPYVSRHVDEDDGPDSYTNKIFESSMAALDVARQSIDPMAINRAVDILTQAQHISFFGLGASSSVAHDAQNKFFRFNVPVSCFDDVLMMRMSCINASAGSVLVLFSHTGRTKALVEVARLARESNAQVISITAKDSPLARESTLAVSVEVPEDTDMFIPMASRLAHLTVIDVLATGFTLRRGPRFRENLKRVKEAIRESRFEKPSNL, from the coding sequence ATGAATACACTAGAAAAAATACAGACGAATCTCAGTAACTTCAGTAAGTCCGAGCGAAAGGTAGCGGAAGTCATCTTAACCTCACCCCAAACCGCTATACACGCCAGCATAGCCACTTTGGCTAAGATGGCAGACGTAAGTGAACCTACGGTGAACCGTTTCTGCCGCCGACTCGACACCAAGGGATTCCCGGACTTCAAGTTACATTTGGCACAGAGCCTGGCCAACGGCACCCCATACGTTTCCCGTCATGTGGACGAGGATGACGGCCCAGACTCTTACACCAACAAGATCTTTGAATCTTCCATGGCGGCCCTGGATGTTGCCCGCCAATCCATTGATCCCATGGCGATCAACCGGGCGGTGGACATCCTTACTCAGGCTCAGCACATCTCCTTCTTCGGCCTGGGGGCCTCCTCCTCCGTGGCCCATGACGCCCAGAACAAGTTCTTCCGGTTCAATGTGCCGGTGAGCTGCTTCGACGACGTGCTGATGATGCGCATGAGCTGCATCAACGCCAGTGCCGGCTCCGTGCTGGTGCTGTTCTCCCATACCGGCCGCACCAAGGCCCTGGTGGAGGTGGCGCGCCTGGCCCGCGAGAGCAACGCCCAGGTGATCTCCATTACCGCCAAGGACAGCCCCCTGGCCCGTGAGAGCACCCTGGCCGTCAGCGTAGAGGTGCCTGAGGATACCGACATGTTTATCCCCATGGCCTCCCGCCTGGCTCACCTGACGGTGATTGATGTTTTAGCCACCGGTTTCACCCTACGCCGTGGCCCCCGCTTCCGCGAGAATTTGAAGCGCGTCAAAGAAGCGATACGCGAATCCCGTTTCGAAAAACCGTCGAATTTGTAA